The Flavobacterium sp. 140616W15 sequence TTATTGAAGTTAAGGGCGGGGGACTAAGAGTTGATGAGAATGATTGTTATTTTTCATATAATAAAGATGGAGAGTATGAAAGTCAGAACCCTTTTACACAAGTTAAAGAGTATTTACACACCTTAAAAAATTATATAGACTCCTCTGTTTTTGTTTACAGGGCTGTAGTACTTCCTCATGAAACAGGTTTCGTTTTATCAGGGCCACAGTTATCAGGATATAAGGATTCTTTCTTTTCTAAGGCTGATGTAGAAGGATTGGACGAAAGAGGCATTCAAAATGTTTTTTTTAAATTCATACAAGATTGTGGTAGAAAAGCCAGATTTAAAATGATTAAAGAACTTAATCCATCTTTTAGGGGCGATGAAATTGCTATTAAAGCTTTTGAACGTTATCCATTATTAAATTCAAAAGAAATAAAAAGGTTAAAATCCGAGTTATTTCCTGTGCAGACGACTTACGGATATAATCCAGATCGAATAAGTTCAGAGATTATATTTAAAGAAAATTATGAAATATTGAAGGGACTGCGCAGAAATAGATGTGTAATCGTTCAGGGCGCACCCGGTACTGGAAAAACAGTTTTAGCGGTCAAGTTTCTAGCTGAGAACTTATTGAAACAGCAGAAAGGTATTTTTTATAGTGCCAATAAACTTATAAAAGCAAAACTTGAACACATAATTCTTTTTGATTATAAATTAAATCCTAATAATATTTCATTTAAGGTTTTTTCTCAAAACCTAACTGATGAGACGGTACCAGATGATGTAGACTTTTTAATTTTTGATGAAGCACATGAGTATTTCGATAGAGGTCTATATGATTTTATAGAGAAATTAAATGCTAAACTAAAAAAGCCTAAAATTCTTCTTCTTTACGATCCTGACCAGGCGATTGTTTCAACTTTTAAAGAGCTTTCGTGGTATACAGATTTCTTTATCGAAATAGGTTACACTCATTTTTATTTCGACGAAAATTATAGATGCGGTCAAAATAAAAATATAGCTGAGATTGCTTATTTTCTTCTTGCAGGAGAATACAGAAAAGTAAAAGCCAAATATGAAAATCTCTTAACGACAGTAGAAAGTCTGAAATCCAAAATAGAAAAGGTAAAAGAAATTATAAATGAAAATAAGTTTACCGTTTCTGAAAAAATTATATTAGTTGAAAGCCAATTAATAGATGAGTTTGCAGAAATTATAAGTGATTATTTTAAGGTAGATATTGAGGAGTTAACAGAGTCTAATATAAATGTTCTGTCAGGAAAAATAAAATTTACAACCCCTATAAAATACAGAGGTCTGGAGAATGAATCAGTATATCTTATAACTAAAGACTTAAATGAAAGCTCAAAAATTCAAAATTATGTTGGAGCAACAAGAGCTATGAACGCACTCAATATTGTTTTATGGAAATAACATTTGAAAATATACATGAAACAGTTCTCTTAACACTAGATCTTCAGGAGAAAAATTTGAGTTATTTACCAGTATTAGGCAAATGGTATTTTGATTTTTTAGAATCATCAGAAGAAAAACTTTCACTTCATGTACCCGATTATGATCAAGAATCAATCAATCTAGTTTATAATTACATCAGACTGCTGTCTTTGACTTACAGATTATTTCAAAAATCAGAATTGACAAGCTTTAAGGATACCTGCCTTTTCAATGTTTTTGATTTTAATAGAAAGAGAAATAATTTTAACGACTTTGAACCGGTATTTGATTTTGAAACCCAAAAGGGAGAGTATCTAATATGGTCAAAAAAAATTATAACTTCAAAAAACCGATTCGTACCTGTATTTTTGAAAAAACAGATAGAAAATTTAAATTGGATTAATACCTATACTGCATTTAGGTTATTTCAGATTATTGAAAACAGAGGTTTAATAAAATATCCTATTCTAATAGATGTTGAAAAAGATTTATGTCTTTCATTAACTACGGGAGAAGATTTTAGGCCTGAGGGATTTATTTTATTTGAGACTGCTAATTGGGATTCAAAAAAGATGACAGTGATAGACGCCATAGAATATGAGGAATATTTGTACAGTATGGATTTATCGCATCAAATCACGATGAAATACCCATACCATAAAAATATACACACTCATTTTTGTAATATTGGAAAGAAGAGTTTGGAATTAATTTTTAATTCTAGATTTTATTATCAGAATATAGCAGCGGATGATATAATTTTATTACCGGAAGAGTTGTATCAGAAAACTTTAACGAGTTATGACCTCTCTTCCAAATTTATGATTTTTGACACAAATCACAGTTTAGAATTATATAACTTGCTAAGTGATTTTAAGTCGGCTTGGAATGGATATGAATTCAATAGATTTACCACACCTTTCCCCAAATATTGGTTTATGTTTATTAATCAAAGCATACCAAAAAATGAATGGTTTGAAATGTTTAAAGGTGATTATCCCGAGCTGGAAGAAAAAGCAATTATCCGCCAAATTAAAACAATTATAGATTTATTATATGATCTTGATTGGAGCAGAAAACTTGTAAATGAATTTAAAAAACCTGTTTTTTTGCTTCCGGAAATTAAAGGAATAGGAAAGAAGCGACTGGAAAAGGCGTTACATTCATTTAAGAATTATTTGTCTGTAAATAATCCAGATGCAATTTTTATTGGAAATGATAACAACATCGATGTTAAAATAAATAAAACAGTTCTATTGTTAGATGGATTCAATATCATAAATACAGCTAATATACTTCAGCATCACGAAAATCTAAAAATCCTAATCCCGGATTTTCTGTTTTTTGGATATCAGCCTTGGATAAATTATCATTTATTAAATTACCAATATGATTCGCTCTTAAGTCCCAAAAGGGCATCACTTGACGATAATTTTAGTTTAAATAGGAATGTATTTGTAGAAGAGAAGAAGAAAATAATTGAAAATATAAAAACTGAGGTTATAAAATATAAAAAGAAGTATAAACTAGAAGAGACTGATATTGAAAAGGAAGAAATGTCAGTTTACAGCCAAGACATTGTTTTTACTAATGAAGAGGAGTTTGAACCAAATTTCAATGCAAAAGAAAAAATTAATGATAAAGAACTGGTCATAGTTACAACAAGAAATCAGGAATATAAATTTAAAGCCAGCAGTCAGGTCCTCCTTCGAATGAATTCAATTATATCATGCAGTGCATCCCAATTGAAAGTGTCCGATGCATTTATTCCAGTTGCTGAGATCCGAAATACGATTGATAGAGATTATGTTATCAATAAATTAAGCAGAATTCCTGAGTCAGTAATTAGTTTTCAAGCAGAATTGAGTAAGTCTGCCAATGTATACAATATTTTGAAAAATTTTGGACTAGAGTATACCAATGAAAAGTATTTTAATGATAAATATGTGCTAAAAGAGGAGACAATCGCTAAAGATAGATTTATACTTCCGAAAAGGAAAAATAATTGGAAAATTATATGTGAGTATCTCGGAATAAATACAAGCGATATGTATCAGGCTTGGATTTCCTATTATGGCAGCAAGGATATAAATGAAATTAAAAATATCTATATGTATATTTTAAATTTATGTATGGAAAATGATTCCTTAAAGGAAATAGAAAATCCTAAATTTTTAAATATGATAGCCGCGTATCTGGAAACTAAAAAAAGTGTCTTTGAGGATGATGAAGAAACCAACCCCGCGGATTTAGCTAAATCAATTATCTCATCTATAGTAAATGAGATTTCATTTCATGAAATCAAAGAAATCAAAACAGTTTAATTATGAGCAATTTTAAAAAGAAAAGGGAAAGTCTTGAAATATTTGTTAAAGAGCAGATAATAGGACCAGGTGCTTTTAATAAACGTTATTTCTTTATTGATAAATGGGATAAAAATGAGTTTAGTGGTGTAGACTTTAAGTCAAGTCCTGTTAATGCAATTGATAATAAGAGCGAAGTACTGACCGAAGTTCCTGCATATCAGTACAGCTCTGCTATTCTATTTCCTGAAACTAGAGTTCCTAAAGAGACAACTATAGAAAAAGACGAATCAATGCTGGATAACCCGGAGGCAAATGAGCCAGATTTAGAGGATTTTAATGCTGGCGCAGATGATGATAATATAAAGGATGATTCTGCAGAAAGTTTAGTAAGCAAACAGCAAAACTATCCTAATTCTTTTGGACTGTCTTTTGTTATAGATGAGAATTTTGACATTCAAAATGATTTAAAGGTAGGCATTTCTTTTAGGAAATATATAAATATCAGTAAAAATGAATGTTGCAACAGAAAATTATCCTGTTTGGTGACAGAATACGAAAATGAAATTGAAACTGCGGTTGCTCTGTATTTCAGCCCATTATTTGCTGCTGTTCGTAAAAGCGGCAATCTATTTATTCTTGCTCACCAGGAAATAAGTAAAAATAATATTTATGACATTGATTACATACATTTAAATAATTATTTGAAGAACGGCCTATTAAAAACCATAAAAAATATTTTTGGTGAAAGTTTAGTGGTGCTGAATAAAAAAAAGGATGTGACATATTACGGAATAAAGAATGATTATGATTTACAGTTTTATTCTGTAACAGATTTTATTGCTTATTCGGGTAATGAATATGAAAATGTAGCTTCCTTGTTTGATAATACCTTAGTTAGTTTTTTAAAAACAGAACTTAAAAGTGATACAGCTAACTATTCCAAATATAAAAAATTGATTAATGAATTAGAGATTTACAATCAATTAAGGAGTTATGTGACAGATTTGAA is a genomic window containing:
- a CDS encoding nuclease-related domain-containing protein, which encodes MPIHFIDNYAKQNLESIIINQEGKTLFGELWIYKQFLAFHEDSFLTDEVWYLKHNYNLSSHPSSKRKVEGQIDFIVLSKYGLLIIEVKGGGLRVDENDCYFSYNKDGEYESQNPFTQVKEYLHTLKNYIDSSVFVYRAVVLPHETGFVLSGPQLSGYKDSFFSKADVEGLDERGIQNVFFKFIQDCGRKARFKMIKELNPSFRGDEIAIKAFERYPLLNSKEIKRLKSELFPVQTTYGYNPDRISSEIIFKENYEILKGLRRNRCVIVQGAPGTGKTVLAVKFLAENLLKQQKGIFYSANKLIKAKLEHIILFDYKLNPNNISFKVFSQNLTDETVPDDVDFLIFDEAHEYFDRGLYDFIEKLNAKLKKPKILLLYDPDQAIVSTFKELSWYTDFFIEIGYTHFYFDENYRCGQNKNIAEIAYFLLAGEYRKVKAKYENLLTTVESLKSKIEKVKEIINENKFTVSEKIILVESQLIDEFAEIISDYFKVDIEELTESNINVLSGKIKFTTPIKYRGLENESVYLITKDLNESSKIQNYVGATRAMNALNIVLWK